In Paenibacillus sp. BIC5C1, a genomic segment contains:
- a CDS encoding SAM-dependent methyltransferase yields the protein MSRDEQKSRVAGLELAQIIFIGRTFEEYMKMFNLTVEDIKGKSILDCPGGACSFSSQAREWGADPMAADIAYEHEIGQLEVKGLQDIEHTMKQMEQVQDKYRWDDFGSIHGLKEERRRAITDCVADMRCFPDSYEAAVLPELPFADEQFDLTLSAHFLFTYADRLDAEFHLQTIFELLRVTKRELRIFPTVDLSGRRYEHMDELKAILEERGYITSEEKTSYEFQRGADTMLHIVKSR from the coding sequence CCGGGCTGGAGCTGGCACAGATTATTTTTATCGGGCGAACCTTCGAGGAATATATGAAGATGTTCAACCTGACCGTGGAAGATATTAAGGGTAAGTCTATTCTCGATTGTCCGGGCGGGGCTTGTTCATTCAGTAGTCAAGCGCGGGAGTGGGGTGCAGATCCCATGGCAGCGGATATTGCTTATGAACATGAGATCGGACAACTGGAAGTGAAGGGACTTCAGGATATTGAACATACGATGAAACAAATGGAACAAGTACAAGACAAATATAGATGGGATGATTTCGGTTCGATTCATGGCTTGAAAGAAGAACGTAGACGTGCAATCACCGACTGTGTAGCGGATATGAGATGTTTCCCTGACTCTTATGAGGCTGCTGTACTGCCAGAGTTACCTTTTGCCGATGAACAGTTTGATCTGACATTGTCTGCGCATTTCCTGTTTACGTATGCAGATCGCCTGGATGCGGAATTCCATCTACAGACAATCTTTGAGCTGTTGCGTGTGACCAAGCGGGAGCTGCGGATTTTTCCTACGGTAGACTTGTCCGGGAGACGTTATGAGCACATGGATGAACTAAAGGCTATACTGGAAGAACGCGGATATATTACATCTGAAGAGAAAACTTCATACGAATTCCAGCGGGGAGCAGACACAATGCTCCATATTGTGAAATCTCGGTAA